A genome region from Triticum aestivum cultivar Chinese Spring chromosome 2B, IWGSC CS RefSeq v2.1, whole genome shotgun sequence includes the following:
- the LOC123046892 gene encoding uncharacterized protein, giving the protein MEPTEDIEFLWKWRKYLLLLATLVASVTYGVGLNPPGGVWSQDQEGGTSNAREHRGGAVQPPAPPLLPPAPAPAVYPNRVGDPVLVSTYMRRYTAFFYCNAAAFVASLVIIMFLLDRRISGNRVGLTVLRSAMLLDLLALMAAFAAGSCRDVVASIYVSALFAVVFVYVALHVGVASASSGSSLLLLLGRKAPDSCPWDAEENKYIRERRKFLFLLATFATSLTYAAGLAPPGGFWTKTVAGHRAGAPLLHDGRYKIRYHAFFYANATSFVASLAIIMLLMSRTLRDRLARSYALLVCVLVELLGLMAAYAAGSCRWPTTTVYVFSLVGAVLLYILLQMAIAVFAMDKFKKWREAICNIVTTCAGKSGPKQEIVKQKRDKKTNFDNGPEDKVEASRSLVLLLATLAATVTYQAGLSPPGGVWPEDDDQGRTHHVPGNPVLHDMHSKRYKAFYHCNTAAFVASVVVIIIVQSKQLSAVGRAALKTAMILDLFSLMGAYVAGSCRDRITTVYVAALAVAVFVYSIAKVVAFTAQGRQTMPIECMKRLSGRLSRFLKLSSDETPRPGGAEPATQGLPAVDAGHHPDEPSSQGGEDTPQVHGPASLLTDDLSSIQETQPGSASEGKHTLEENLENKHVILEKKSLERKRKFLLQLAILAATVTYQTGLNPPGGFWTESNGVRKVTAGDPILLDYYGVRYQVFFYCNATGFMASVAVILLLVNQTLSKQGIRSNALHVCVMIGLLGLMGAYATGSCRKLRTSIYVFALVAAVIAFLILEILFYVYADRRNLSEHPWVPQCLQRLLKPLSSAPMGPDDENDKDKVSASKRLQQKRRRVKYEKRKSLMLLGILAASVTYQAGLAPPGGTWGDDDNASSPSPSPSPSSLSPSPSAAYISVAGNPILLNTNAERYQAFFYCNATSFVASVVVIMLVLLRTVKKKRGAPLWAMQTAVVLDLLGLLGAYAAGSCRDWETSGYVIALVAVVVVFITIYVLLSFDAVLGKAKQLTVWKYFSDKKEKLLKYLGRSNDPPGWPVPVTRV; this is encoded by the exons ATGGAGCCGACGGAGGACATCGAGTTCCTCTGGAAATGGCGCAAGTACCTGCTGCTGCTCGCCACGCTGGTTGCCAGCGTCACCTACGGCGTCGGTCTCAACCCGCCCGGCGGCGTGTGGTCCCAGGACCAGGAGGGGGGCACCAGCAACGCCCGGGAGCACCGCGGCGGCGCTGTCCAGCCACCGGCCCCGCCGCTCCTGCCCCCGGCGCCAGCGCCAGCGGTGTACCCGAACCGCGTGGGTGACCCGGTGCTCGTGTCGACCTACATGCGCCGCTACACTGCCTTCTTCTACTGCAACGCCGCGGCCTTCGTTGCGTCTCTGGTCATCATCATGTTCTTGCTGGACCGGCGCATCAGCGGCAACCGCGTCGGCCTCACTGTGCTCCGCTCCGCCATGCTGCTCGACCTGCTCGCCCTCATGGCCGCCTTCGCCGCAGGGAGCTGCCGCGACGTCGTCGCGTCCATCTACGTCTCCGCGCTcttcgccgtcgtcttcgtctacGTCGCCCTCCACGTCGGCgtggcctccgcctcctccggttCCAGCCTGCTACTTCTACTCGGGAGGAAGGCGCCCGACTCGTGTCCCTGGGACGCGGAGGAGAACAAGTACATCAGGGAGCGCCGCAAATTCCTCTTCCTCCTGGCCACCTTCGCGACGTCGCTGACGTACGCGGCGGGGCTGGCGCCGCCGGGAGGCTTCTGGACCAAGACCGTGGCCGGACACCGCGCCGGCGCCCCGCTGCTCCACGACGGGCGCTACAAGATCCGCTACCACGCCTTCTTCTACGCCAACGCCACCTCCTTCGTCGCCTCCCTCGCCATCATCATGCTGCTCATGAGCAGGACGCTGAGGGACCGCCTCGCCCGGTCTTACGCGCTGCTTGTGTGCGTCCTGGTTGAGCTGCTCGGCCTCATGGCCGCCTACGCCGCCGGCAGCTGCAGATGGCCCACCACGACCGTGTACGTCTTCTCCCTTGTCGGCGCCGTGCTCCTGTACATTCTGCTGCAGATGGCCATCGCCGTGTTCGCCATGGACAAGTTCAAGAAATGGCGAGAAGCCATCTGTAATATAGTGACGACGTGCGCAGGCAAATCGGGGCCAAAGCAAGA GATAGTGAAGCAAAAACGAGACAAGAAAACCAACTTCGACAATGGTCCAGAAGACAAGGTGGAGGCGTCGCGGTCCCTTGTTCTGCTGCTGGCGACCCTGGCGGCGACGGTGACCTACCAGGCTGGGCTGAGCCCGCCCGGCGGCGTCTGGCCGGAAGACGACGACCAAGGCCGCACGCATCACGTCCCGGGGAACCCAGTTCTCCACGACATGCACTCCAAGAGGTACAAGGCGTTCTACCACTGCAACACGGCGGCATTCGTGGCGTCGGTGGTCGTTATCATCATCGTCCAGAGCAAGCAGCTGAGCGCCGTCGGACGTGCCGCACTCAAGACGGCCATGATACTGGATCTGTTCAGCCTCATGGGCGCCTACGTTGCCGGGAGCTGCCGGGACAGAATCACCACCGTCTACgtcgccgccctcgccgtcgccgtcttTGTCTACTCCATCGCCAAAGTCGTGGCGTTCACAGCTCAGGGGCGCCAGACCATGCCGATTGAATGTATGAAGCGCTTGTCGGGGAGGCTTTCACGGTTTCTCAAACTCTCCTCCGACGAGACGCCCCGGCCAGGAGGAGCAGAACCAGCGACACAAGGTCTCCCTGCCGTTGACGCTGGCCACCATCCGGACGAGCCGTCCTCGCAAGGAGGAGAAGACACACCTCAAGTTCATGGTCCTGCTAGCCTCCTTACCGACGACCTTTCTAGCATTCAAG AAACTCAGCCAGGCTCTGCGTCCGAAGGAAAGCATACTCTTGAAGAAAACCTCGAGAACAAGCATGTTATTCTTGAGAAAAAAAGCCTCGAGAGGAAGCGCAAGTTCTTGCTACAGCTCGCCATCCTCGCCGCTACCGTCACGTACCAGACCGGGCTGAACCCGCCGGGTGGGTTTTGGACGGAAAGCAATGGGGTCAGGAAGGTCACCGCCGGTGACCCAATCCTGCTCGACTACTACGGGGTCAGGTACCAAGTGTTCTTCTACTGTAACGCGACGGGGTTCATGGCTTCCGTTGCCGTCATTCTCCTCTTGGTGAACCAGACGCTGTCGAAGCAGGGCATTCGGAGCAACGCGCTCCACGTCTGCGTCATGATCGGGCTTCTGGGCCTCATGGGTGCCTATGCCACCGGCAGCTGCCGAAAGTTGCGCACCTCCATCTATGTCTTTGCGCTCGTCGCTGCGGTGATCGCCTTCCTCATCCTGGAGATCCTGTTCTACGTGTACGCGGACCGCCGCAATCTATCAGAGCATCCATGGGTTCCACAGTGCCTGCAAAGGCTGCTCAAGCCACTATCTTCGGCGCCGATGGGGCCGGATGATGAGAACGACAAGGACAAGGTCTCTGCCTCCAAGCGACTGCAGCAGAAACGACGCCGCGTGAAGTACGAGAAACGTAAGTCCCTGATGCTGCTTGGCATCCTTGCGGCGAGCGTGACGTACCAAGCAGGTCTCGCGCCTCCCGGCGGCACGTGGGGCGACGACGATAACGCGTCATCACCGTCCCCCTCGCCGTCGCCCTCGTCGCTATCGCCATCGCCGTCGGCTGCGTACATCTCCGTTGCCGGCAACCCGATCCTACTCAACACCAACGCGGAACGGTACCAGGCCTTTTTCTACTGCAATGCAACGTCATTCGTCGCCTCCGTCGTGGTCATCATGCTGGTGCTGCTGCGCACCGTGAAGAAGAAGCGCGGGGCACCGCTCTGGGCGATGCAGACCGCCGTGGTGCTGGACTTGTTGGGCTTGCTGGGTGCCTACGCCGCTGGCAGCTGCAGAGACTGGGAGACGTCCGGGTACGTAATCGCGCTCGTCGCCGTGGTGGTCGTCTTCATCACAATCTACGTGTTGCTATCATTCGACGCGGTGCTGGGGAAGGCTAAGCAGCTCACTGTGTGGAAGTACTTTTCTGACAAGAAAGAAAAGTTGTTGAAATACTTGGGAAGAAGCAATGATCCTCCTGGGTGGCCGGTGCCAGTCACTAGGGTGTAA